The sequence TGAACAGAGATATTTGTTTTCATCTCCCGAGCAATCCCACTAGCCCCCATACCAGTTTAAAGATTCAGCTGGGAAAGGTTCAGCAAGCAGCGAAAGATTTGACAGCACTTAACATACTAAAACGATAAAATCTGGCCCGGACACAGGGCAGGAATAACGCTATGCTGAAGCTGGTTTTGCAGTAGGACAGCGATGGCACGGCAGCGGGTCTTTTCGGGCACCCCTTGGGAAGAGCAGGTCGGCTACTGCCGAGCTTTGCGGGTAGGACAGCAGATTTTTGTCTCGGGCACTGCTCCCAGCGATGGCCAGGGCGGCACCTTTGCCCCGGGCGATGCCTATGCCCAGACCCAGCGCTGCTTTGAGATTATTCAGCAAGCCCTTGAAGAGCTAGGAGCCGACCTCAGGGATGTGGTGAGAACCCGCATCTACGTCACCGACATGACGCGCTGGGAAGAGATTGCCGCTGCCCACCAGGAGCTTTTTGCCGACCATCCGCCAGTCAACACCACCGTCGAAATTCCAGCGTTAATTAACCCCGATATGCTGGTCGAGATTGAGGTAGAGGCCCTTTGCGAGGGCAGCTCAAGGCCCGCTCCTCGTTCCATGAATACTGTGCTAGGGCGTCCTATTCAGCCGGGGGCGTTTCCGCCAGTGATGGCCGCCGACCTAGACGAGGGCTGTCTAGACTGAACTCGGGCTAAGCGTCGCGCTCGACGGCAATGCGCCCCCGGGCGGCGGCGGACACTAGACGTTCGTAGTCACGCTCGTTTTGGTCGGCGTAGGCTTCGGCAAACCCTATCAAGGTCTCGCCTAGGGCATTGCCTTTGCCCAGGTAACCCGACAACATAGCCGCATCACCCGACTTGGCATGGGCCAGGGCCAGAGCCCAACCGCAGAGGGCACAGTAGCTGGGCAGGTTTGACACCTGAAATTTTTCGGGTTCCAGCTTAAAGCCGCCTTTCATATCGCGCAGCTGGCGCAGGTAATAGTGAACGCCATCACGCTCACCCCAGCCGAGAAAAATATCGGGGGAACCTTGGATGAGTTTTTGACCAATGACTACCCGCCGTCCCTGGTGATCGTCGGGCAAGCGATAGTTGCAGGGCGCTTGGGAGTAGGGAGCTAGCACCGAAGGCTGGGCTTCTTTAACCTGTAGAAAGAGGGGATCGCTGGCGTCTTTGCCCTCTAGGTAAAGCACCCAGCAGCGGGTACCAACGCTACCTACCCCAACGACCTGCCGAGCCACATCTAGCAGTCGGTAGCGCGACAGCAGAAACCGGCGATCGCCGCTCAGAGACCCATAGTAGCCCTGCATCAAAGACTCTAGGGCGGCCACTACCGCAGAGGCATTGCCTAGGGTTTCAGCCCGTACCACCAAGGGCGGAACCTCCACAATATGGTGGCGATCGTCGACCAGGTCAGTCATGCGGTCGAGCACTTGTAGGTGGTTGCGATCGCGGGCCTTGGCTAGCATGCGCTGGGTATATTTCTCAGCGCTATCGGGCAGCTTTTGCAGCAGCTCAGTCTCGGTAATAGTGTCGTACCAGAGGTCGAGGTAACCGAAATCAGCATAGGTTTGCAAATGTTCGGCGTAGGACTCAACGGTGGCCATGACCGCCTCCTGGCAGAGGGGGCGATCGCCCCCTAGATAGCGGCCTGCCACCACAGCGCTGGTCACTAAGCGCTTGAGATCCCACTCCCAAGGACCGGGGTAGGTTTCGTCAAAATCATTGATGGCAAATGTCAGGTT is a genomic window of Nodosilinea sp. E11 containing:
- a CDS encoding DUF2252 domain-containing protein yields the protein MTTSNDASAPRHLIDVSSQSRFSVADRKAAGKALRQTLNRSEHGVYRPAENRLDPVDILEAQAASRVPSLVPLRYGRMLASPFAFLRGSAAVMIADIATAPTTEIYVQACGDMHVSNFGVFASAERNLTFAINDFDETYPGPWEWDLKRLVTSAVVAGRYLGGDRPLCQEAVMATVESYAEHLQTYADFGYLDLWYDTITETELLQKLPDSAEKYTQRMLAKARDRNHLQVLDRMTDLVDDRHHIVEVPPLVVRAETLGNASAVVAALESLMQGYYGSLSGDRRFLLSRYRLLDVARQVVGVGSVGTRCWVLYLEGKDASDPLFLQVKEAQPSVLAPYSQAPCNYRLPDDHQGRRVVIGQKLIQGSPDIFLGWGERDGVHYYLRQLRDMKGGFKLEPEKFQVSNLPSYCALCGWALALAHAKSGDAAMLSGYLGKGNALGETLIGFAEAYADQNERDYERLVSAAARGRIAVERDA
- a CDS encoding RidA family protein, whose protein sequence is MARQRVFSGTPWEEQVGYCRALRVGQQIFVSGTAPSDGQGGTFAPGDAYAQTQRCFEIIQQALEELGADLRDVVRTRIYVTDMTRWEEIAAAHQELFADHPPVNTTVEIPALINPDMLVEIEVEALCEGSSRPAPRSMNTVLGRPIQPGAFPPVMAADLDEGCLD